Below is a window of Planctomycetes bacterium MalM25 DNA.
CGCTCGTGTCGGCTGGCTTCGCCATCGAGCAGATCACCGAGACGGCCGAGAACGGCAGCGGCCCCTCGGACGGCGTGCACATCGACTTCGAGCAGCTCGATCTCACGGAGTACGACGCGATCGTCTTCGGGTCGAACAACGCGGTCTACGACACGGCGGCCATCGATGCCATCGAGGCGTACGTCCGCGGCGGCGGATCGACGCTGTTCATCAGCGACGCCAACTTCGGCGGCGACTGGGCCGACGCGAGCGACAGCGACCAGCAGTTCCTCGACCGCTTCGGCCTGATCATGCACCAGGACCAGGGGACGTACAGCCTCTTCCGCAGCCAGGGCGACTACGCCGTCCCCGGCCACCCGATCCTGACCGGGGTTGATCGTTTCGATGGCGAGGGCGTCACGCCGATCGAGCTCGGCACGCCCACCGCGGGGGTCGATGTCGATCTGATCGTCGGCGCGGAGGGCAGCACCCGGCTGAACCAACCCCCATTCGGCGGCAACAACCAGGGGCCTTCGCGTTCGTCGAACCCCACGATCGATGGCGTGCTGGTCGCCGGCACGGCGGACGCGGGCAAGATCGCGGGGCACTACGACCGCAACACGTTCTTCAATCAGAACGGCGCCGGGACCAACATCAACCGGTTCGACAACAAGCAGTACGCGCTCAACCTGTTCGGCTGGCTCGTCGGTGCGTTCGATCCGCTGCCGGGCGACTACGACGGCAACGGCGCCGTCGAACAAGCGGACCACGCCGTGTGGGCGGCCGCCTACGGGACGGTCGGGGCCTCGCCCGCCGATGGCAACGGCGACGGGCGGGTCGATGCGGCCGACTACACCGTCTGGCGCGACAACCTGGGGGCGACCGCCCCGGCGGTCGATCTCTCGCTGCCGGCGACCGTCACGGCAACGCCGGCAGCGGCCTACGGGATGGAGGACGCGGCTCTCCAAGAAGACACCGCCCCCCCGCTGGCCCTCGACGAGCCGATCTCCGCTGGGGCTCTCGACGCGGCCCTGCTGCTGATCTCCGAGGGGTTGGCGACCGGCGAGGTGGACGCGGAGCCAGAGACCGAGCTCTCCGCGGCGAGCAACGACCAGGTACCGACCGAGCCGTCCGAGGGCCTCGGCGTGGGGGTGCGGCAAGAAGTCGCGATCTGAACCCCTGCAAGCCGCGGGTGGGGATGAGCTATCCTGGTCGGCAGCAGTCCCGCCAGAACGCCACGCCCCACCCCGCCCGCCGCTTGTGTCATTGCTCCGCTATGGGCTGACGCCCCTCCTGATCGGCGTCGCCACGCTCTCCGCCGCCGCCCCACCGGGCGAGTCCGCCGGGGTCCCGGCCGACGAGGCGCTAGCCCGGCTGATGCGCGGCAACAAGCGTTTCGTCCGGGACGAATCGAAGCACCCGCACGAGTCGCGCGATTACCGGGCCTCGCTCGCCAAAGCGCAGCACCCTTTCGCCACGGTGCTCGCGTGCAGCGACTCGCGGGTCACGCCCGCGTTGATCTTCGACCAGGGGGTCGGCGACCTGTTCGTCATCCGCGTAGCGGGAGCCGTGGTCGATGAAGACGTCGCCGGTAGCCTCGAGTACGCCGTCGACCACCTCGGCACGAAGCTGCTGCTCGTCATGGGCCACAAGAGCTGCGGGGCCGTCACCGCGGCGTACCACACGTTCGTCGCGCACGACCTTAAGGAACGCGAGCCGCACGAGATCGAGTCGCTGCTGCTGCGGATCGAACCCGCGTTCAAAGACGTGGACACCGACCTCCCGGTCGATAAGCAGATCAACACGGCGATCGAGAATAACGTCCGAGTCGCGGTCGAGAACCTGCGTCGCTTCGTCGACGTCCGCCAGGCGTGCGACTCGGGCCGGCTTGTGATCCGGGGCGCGATGTACGGCCTCCGCACCGGCGAGGTCGAACTGCTGAGTGTGGAGTAGCCCACACACGTCGTCTTTCTCGCGGTGGATCGATTCGCGATTCGTGCTAGGCTCAAACGCTTTATTGAACCATTAATCAACATTGCCATGGCCGACCGACGCTACCTCGACTTCCACTCGCTCGACGAAGTCATCGCCGAGGTCCAACGCCTCCGCGACGGCGGCTACACGACCGCGGGCAAGTGGAACCTATCGCAGATTGCGGACCACCTCTCCGAGACGGTCCGCATCGGACTCGATGGGGATGAGAAGCGGCTCCCCTGGATCCTGCGCAAGGTCGCGTGGCACGTGCTCGCCCGCGCCCGCCGCACCCGCAAGATGCTCAACGGCGCGCCGACCATCCCCCGGCTGGTCCCCGAGCCGCTCGAAGCGGACGACCCGGCGAAGATCGATAACCTGATCGACTCGCTCGAAGAGGCCCGCGACTTCCGGGGCCCGCTCCCCCCCTACGTCCTGTGCGACGGCCTCTCGCTGGAGGAGTGGAAAGATCTGATGGTCGTCCACTCACAGCACCACCTCGGCTTCCTGATCCCCAAGTCGGCCTGAGGTCGTTTCGGCCATTTCCCGCGGCGCCCGAAGCTGAACCGGGTGTTTAGCTCTAGAACACACAGCCGGCCCCGGCAGGGGGCGGATTCATCGAGTAACGGGGCGGCAGACGATGGGGCAAGGCAATCGGGCGGCCGTCGTGCGCATTTCACTCTTCTTGGCCTTCGTAACCGGAGGCCTTTCGTGCGCTTCCGCGCAGCCGAACATTATTCACATCGTCGCCGACGATCTCGGCTGGACCGACCTCTCGTCGGATCGGACGAACAAGGGGAACGGCTCGGCGTTCTACCAAACGCCCCACATCGATCGCCTCGCGCTCGAAGGGACCGCCTTCACCAGCGCGTACGCCCTGCCGACCTGCGTGCCGACCCGCATGGCGCTGCTGTCGGGACAGTACGCCACACGGACCCACTCCTACTACGTCTCCGACATCTTCGGCGACGAGAACGACGCCCTCCTCGGGGCGACCAACGAGAACAAGCTCGACCCGAACGCGACGACCCTCGGCGAGACGATTCAGGGGGCCGGCTACACGACCGCTCACGTCGGCAAGTTCCACATCGTGAACGACCCGGCGGAGATCGTCTCTGACCATGGCTTTGACTACAACTACGGCGGCACGCGGTCCGGGGCGCCGGGCGATTACTTCGCCACCAACGGGTCGTTCACGAACGCCGTCGGCGCGGAGCTCAACGCGTACGCCGCGCCGTACACACAGGAGTACATCAACGCGAACCTGAAGCCGTACGCCAACGGCGCCGACGTCGATTCGCTCGTCGGGACCAACAAGCACCTGACCGACGCCACCATCGACGCGGCGGTTGAGTTCCTTGACGACCGCGTCTCGGCCGACGACGGACCGTTCTATATGAACTTGGCTTTCAACGCCGTCCACACGCCGATCCAGTCACGCCCCGATCTAGATGCGAAGTACAACGAGGTGCTGGCCGACAACGGGGGCGTGTCGCCCGACCCGCGTCACGATAACGCCGCCTACGCCGGCATGCTCGAGGGCATGGACCAGGCGATCGGGCGGCTCCTCGATAAGCTTTACGACCCGAACGGCGACGGCGACCTCTCCGACAGCATCGCTGAGGAGACGGTCATCGTCTTCTACGGCGATAACGGGGGATCGACCCAGGGGACCAGCACCGAGCCGCTGCGCGAGTCCAAGGGCTCTCAGTACGAAGGGGGCGTCCGCGTGCCGCTCATCGCTTGGTCGCCAGGCCGGGTGCAGGCGGGCGCGATCACCGACGAGCCGGTCCACTCGGTCGATTTCTACCCGACCTTCGCCGAACTGGCCGCCGCCCCCACACCCGACCCGGCGACGCACGTGCTTGACGGCCTATCGCTCGCCGATCTGATCACAGGTCAAACTTCCCAACTCGATCGCGATGGCGTCTTCTTCCACTACCCCGGCTACCAAGGGGGCAACGTTCCCACTTCCACCATGGTCCTCGACGCCGGCGGGGTGCGGCGGAAGCTGATGTACTTCTACGAGAACCGCCAGTTCGAGTTCTACGACCTCGACGCCGACCTGGGCGAGACGACCGATCTGGCCGATGGCGATCTCTCCCCAGGCGAGTACAAACTGGCCGCGCGGGCGACCGTCGCGCTGCGGGAGTGGCTCGACGAAACGGGCGCCGAGTACCCGACCGTGCGGGCCGACGGCTCGCCCGTGCCGGCGCCGCAGCACCTGCCGACGATCGCGTTCGATCTGAACGCCGACCTGCACGGTCAATCGACCGCGACGCTCGAGAAGCTGGGCGTCACGCTGACGCTCGCCGCCCGGGGCGACACAGCCACATTCGACGCGGACGCTTCCGCCGCGGGGGTCGCCTCGGCGCTCGACTCGGGCGGGGCCAACCAACGCCGGCGCATCAACGGATCGCTCGTCACGCCCGAGGCGATCGAGCTGTCGTTCGACACCGACGTGATGCTCAAATCGCTCACGCTCGAAGCGTTCAACGCGACCGGCGCCGAGTCGGTCGTGCTGAGCCTCGTCTCGGGCGACAACCCGTTCACCGGCCTCGACGGCTACGACACCGACGGCTTCACCCTCGGCGCCGATTCGCTCGCCTTCGCCACCGAATCCGGAGGCATGGCCGCGGGGGAGTTCCTGCTCGAGTTCGGCGTGCTGGGCCGCGACGAGCTCTTCTTGCCCGCCGGCACGGTCCTGTCGCTCACCGCCGATCCGGTTGTGGGCAGCGGCATCCTGCTGAACGCGATCTCGATCGCGCAGCCCCTCTCGGCGCTGGCACAGGTGCTGCTCGACTACAACCTGGACGGCGCGATCGACCCGCTCGACTACGAAGTCTGGCGCTCGACCTACGGATCGACGACCGACCTGCGGGCGGACGGCAACGCGGACGGCGTGGTCGACGCGGCCGACTACGCCCTCTGGCGCGACGCCTACGCATCAATCAGCGGCAACGCTCTCGCCGTCCCCGAGCCCGGCTCGATGGTGCTGTTAACACTCAGCCTTATCTCTACTGGGTGTATTTACCTTCGGGTGAGGTGATCGCAGCAGGGTTCGACCTCAGATACAATGATCGCTTTGCGTTCACGCAACTGTCATCTGGCCGAGCCCACAATGCTAACTCCCCGTACCAACGCGTGGACTTTTCTCGCCGCTTGTCTCCTGCTGGCCTGCCCGGCCGGTGCACAATCAGCAGCGCCCCGCGACTCCGCCCTCAAGATCGAGGTCACTTCGCGCCGTCCTGATCTGACCCGGCCGTGGGCGAAGCGGAGCCCGAGCAAGAGCTCGGGGTCGGGCGTCATGATCTCCGGAGGGCGTGTGCTGACCAACGCCCACGTGGTCCGTTTCGCATCCCAGATCGAGGTGCAGCCGAGCGGCTCCTCAAGCAAGCTCGCCGCACGGCTCGTGGCGACGGCGCCCTCGATCGACCTGGCGTTGCTCGAACTGGAGGACGCCTCGGTAGCGGAGAGTATCCCGGCGCTTGAGATCGAGACCAAGCTCCCACAGCTCCGCCAGGAGGTGACCGTCATGGGCTACCCGATGGGGGGCGACGATCTCTCCATCACGCAGGCATCGTGTCGCGAATCGAGTACACCCAGTACTACTACGAGGCGATGGGCCTCCGCATCCAGATCGACGCAGCGTTGAACTCGGGCAACAGCGGCGGGCCAGCGGTCAGCGATGGGAGACTTATCGGGTTGGTCTTCAGCAAGATCGAAGAGGCGGACAACATCGGCTACCTGATCCCGTCCGAAGAGATCTTGGAGTTCTTGTCCGACATCGAGGACGGCAGCTACGACGGCAAGGCGGACCTCGCCGGCATGATCTACATGCAACGCCTCGAGAGCCCCACTCTCAGGCGACGCCTAGGAATCGACAGGGGACCACAGGCATGATGGTGCGATCCACCGAGGAGATCCCCGAGGACGGCCTGCGGGCTTGGGACGTGATCACCCACGTCGGGCCGCACGACATCGACAATCAAGGGTTCGTGCGGGTCAACGACTGGTTGCGCCTCGCCTCGAGCTACTACTTCAATAAGCTGGTCACCGACGAAGGCATCCCCCTGACCATCGTCCGCGATGGCGAAGAGATGCAGATCCAGTCGGCGATCGAGCGGGGGGATCAGAGCGTGCTCGTCCCGCTCCAGAATGAGTACCCGGATTATTTCATCTGGGGCCCGATGGTGTTCACGCCCGCTACGCAGGAGATGTTGTACGGCGGACACGATGAGATGCTCTCCTACCTGCGCATGTACGAGAGTCCGCTCCTCGGCCGGTTGAATGATCGGCGTCGCTTCGAGGGCGAGCAGATCGTGCTCACACCGACGCGTCTGTTCCCTCACCGCACGACTCGCGGCTACGAGAGTATCTGGATGGCGAACGTGAGCCACGTCAACGAACAGGAGGTCAAGAACCTGGCCCACCTCGTCGAGCTCTTGCGCAACGCCTCGGGCGAGTACGTCGAGTTCACGCTCGGCGGGAGGCACCCCAAGCTGGTGTTTGATCGCGAGGAGGCGGAAGAAGCCACCGAGGAGATTCTCACCGACGAAGGGATCCGCCGTCGGGGCAGCAAAGCGATGCTCAAGGTGTGGAACGGCGCGCCGGAAGACGCGTCGTAGCGACCGCGTTTGCCAGTGGCAACGCTACGCGATCAGGTCGTCGACCACCCGCGCCGGCTCCACGCCGGTGAGCTTCTGGTCCAGCCCGCGCAGCGGGTAGGCGAGCCGCCGGTGGTCGAAGCCGAGGAGCTTGAGCACGGTCGCGTGCAGGTCGCGGACCTCGACCGGCCGCGTGACCGGGCCGAAGCCGATCGGGTCGGTCTCGCCGTGCGTGTGGCCCCGTTTCACGCCGCCGCCCGCCATCCAGATGGTGAACGCCTTCGCGTGGTGGTCGCGGCCGACCGCCTTCATCTCGGCCCCACCGCGGTTCTCGCGCATCGGCGTGCGGCCGAACTCGCCCGCCCAGACGACGAGCGTCTCGTCGAGCAAGCCGCGCTCCTCGAGGTCTTCAAGCAGCGCGTGCATGGGGCGATCGATCTGGCGGGACTTCTTGGTCAGGCCCTGATCGATCGAGTTCTCTTCGCCCGTGCCGTGGTGATCCCACCCCCAGTCGAAGAGCTGTACAAACCGGACGCCCCGTTCGGCGAGGCGCCGCGCGAGGAGGCAGTTGTTGGCGAAGCTCTCCTTGCCCGGCTCGGCGCCGTACGCGGCGAGGGCGTCGGCCGTCTCGCCCTCGATCGACATCGCGTCGGACGCCTCGAGTTGCATGCGGCACGCCATCTCGTACTGCGCGATTCGTGTGACGGTCTCCGGGTCCCCCCATTCGCTGTGCGTCTGCTCGTTGACGCGGTTGATCGCTTCGATCGTTCGGCGCCGCAGGGCGGGGTCGATCCCCTCGGGGTTCGACAGGAACAGCACGGGGTCGCCCTGGCTGCGGCACTGCACTCCCTGGTAGACGCTCGGCAGGTAGCCGCTGCCCCAGCCCGCCTGGCCGACGCTCGGCGCCTTGCCCCCCGACAGCAGCACGACGTAGCCCGGCAGGTTCTCGTTCTCGCTGCCCAAGCCGTAGGTGACCCACGAGCCGATCGACGCCGAGCCCATGCGGGGCGAGCCGGTGTGGACCAGCAGCTGGGCCGGCGCGTGGTTGAACTGGTCGGTCGTCATCGTGTTGACGAACGTCACCTTGTCGACCGATTTTTTGAACTCGGGCAGCCGATCGCTGACCCATTTGCCGCACTCGCCGACTTGCTCGAACGGGAACGGCGAACCGAGCAGCAACGGCTCGCCCCGCAGGAACGCGAAGCGCTCGCCCGCGAGCAACTCCGCGGGGCACTTCTGTCCGTCGAGGCGGGTCAGCTCGGGCTTGTGCTCGAAGAGCTCGAACTGGCTCGGCGCGCCGGCCATGTGCAGGAAGATGACCCGCTTCGCCTTCGGGGCGAAGTGGGGCGTGCGTGGCGCCCAGGGGCGGGCCGGGTCGATGTCGATCGCCGCGCCAGACGACGCCCCCGCCCCCTTCGCGCCGAGCCACAACGCCCCCAGCCCCGCCATGCCCCCTTGCAGGAAGTGGCGGCGGGTTTGGCGGCGGGCGCCGTGGATCAGCAGTTCGTGGGCGAGGCTCATGCGGTCACTTGGTCAGGGCGGCGTCGAGGTTCAGCAGCACGTTCGCGACGACCGTCATCGCGAACCGCTCGTCGATCGAATCCTCGGATAGCGTCTCCTCGTAGAGCTTCACCAACTCGTCGAGGCTGGCGGCGGAGAGCGGGCGGCTCGTCACTTCTTCGGCGGCCCAGGCGATCCGCTGCCGGGGCGTGTCGGCATCGCGGGCGAGCATCCGGTCGGCGAGGCCCCCGGCCAACTCGACGAAAGCCGGGTCGTTGAGTGTCACCAGCGCTTGCAGCGGCGTGTTGGTCGAAGGCCGGCGGACGGTGCACTGCTCGCGACTAGGGGCGTCGAACGCCATCAGGCTCGGGTAAGCCGCCGTCCGCTTCCAGTAGGTGTAGAGGGCTCGGCGGAAACGCTCGTCCCCGGCGGCGGTCTCCCACCGGCGGTTGTTGTAGACCGAACGCCAGACGCCGGCGGGCTGGTACGGCATCACCGGCGGCCCGCCGACGCGGGGATTGAATTGCCCGGAGACAACCAACGCTTGATCGCGAACCATCTCCGCACTGAGCCGGCCGCGTGGTCCGCGGCCGAGCAAGCGGTTCGACCGATCGGCGGCAATCTGTTGCTCGGTGGCGCGGGCGTCTTGCCGGTAAGTCGAGGAGAGGACGATCTCGCGGAGCAAGCCTTTCAGGCTCCATCCCAGGTCCTCACGGAAGCGGATCGCCAAGTGATCGAGCAACGCGGGGTGGGTCGGCGAGGCGCCGGTCGAGCCGAAGTCGTCGAGCGTCTCCACCAGGCCGCGTCCGAACAGCTCCGCCCACACCCGATTCACCATGACGCGGGAGGTCAATGGGTTCTCATCCGATCCCAACCAACGCGCCATCGCGAGGCGGTCCCCGGATCTGCCCGGCAGGGCACGGGGCGTCGCCGGCTCGACCGTCTCCTGCGGGGCGAGGAACGCTCCGCGTTCGAGCCGGCAAGTCTGGCGGCGGAACGCCGGCGGCTGCTCACGCAGCACCGGCGCTAAAACCGAAGCGATCTTCTTACGCTGGGCGAGCAACGTCTCTTCTCGCTCGCGCAGCTCCAGGAAAGCCGAGTCTTCGTTCAACGCGGCGAGCGCGGGATCGTCCGTCGTCGCGACCCTGAATCGCTGCATCACGAGCGGTCCCTGACCGTCGGTCGCCTTGCCGTGCTTGATCTCCAGACGGAGGCGTTCGCCCTCGGCGAGTTCCAATGGCTCGGCGAACACAAACGCCGCCCAACGTGGCCGCCGCATCCGCGTGTACGGCCCCCAACCGGCGTTGTTGTCGCGGATCGAATCGATCGGCCGGAAGAAGCCGTCCGCCTCGTCGGCGAGCACCTCCGCGAGGAAAACCTCTTCCTCCTCGCCCCCGGCGTGTTCGACGAAGGCCCGCAGGTTGGAGAGCACGAAGCCCATCTCCGGCAGCGCGAGCGCGGCCGTCGGGTCTTTCGGCGAGGCGTCGATCCGCAGGGCGGTCACGCGGCGTCCGTCCGACAGGGATGCGGGGGCGGGGGCCGAAAGCGTGTAGCTCGAACGGTCCGTGATCGTCCCCTCGGCGAGCACCTCGACGCCCCGATCGCCGGTGCGCAACACCAAGCGCGTCTGGCCAGAAGATTCGGCGTGGTCGATCGGGAGCGTCTCCCAAGGCTCACGCGACTCCGCCAGCGCGAGCCCGCGCCGATAGATCTCTTCGCGGACCTCGCGGAGTTCGGTATCGATTCGGTCCGCCTCGGCGAAGCGTTCCGGGTCCTTCGGGACGGCCAGCCGGGGCAAGTCCTCGTGCAGGTCGGCGTCCTGGGTCGTGTTCAGCAACGCGGCGAAGCGGTAGTAGTCCGACTGCGTCAGCGGATCGTACGGGTGATCGTGGCAACGAGCGCAGCCCATCGACAGGCCGAGCAGCCCGGACCAAGTGCTGTCGACGCGGTCGATCACCGCGGCCCAACGGTACTCCTCGTCGTCGGTGCCCCCTTCGGTATTGGTCTGCGTGTTGCGGTGAAAGGCGGTCGCGAGGCGGTCCTCGAGCGTGGCGCCGGGCTCCAGGTCGCCGGCGGTCTGCTTCAGCAGGAACTCGTCATAGGGCGTGTTCTTGTTCAGCGCCTTCACGACCCAGTCCCGCCACGGCCAGATGGTCCGCTCGGGGTCCTTCTCGAAGCCCATCGTGTCCGCGTAGCGAGCCAGGTCGAGCCAGACGGCCGCCCAGCGCTCGCCGAAGTGGGGCGAAGCGAGCAAGCGATCGACGGCGCGCTCGTGTGCGCCGATTTCCGTGTCGTTCTTGAACGCCGTGAGCTCCTGGCCGGTAGGCGGCAAGCCGATCAGATCGAACGACGCCCGACGCAGCCACTGAGCGCGATCCGCTTCGGCGGCGGGCGCGCGGCCCTCGGACTCGAGCCTCGCGAGAACGAAGGCGTCGAGCTGCTGGCGTGGCCAGTCGGACTGCGCGACCTCGGGGACCGCCGTCGGTTCCGGAGGGCGGAACGCCCAAGGCTTGTCCCAGCCGGCGCCCTCGTCGATCCACCGCCTGAGTGTCGCCAGCTCCGCCTTGTCGAGCCGGCGGCCGTGCTCGGGGGGCGGCATCCGGGTGTCGTCATCCGGGTCGACGACGCGTTCGTAAAGGTAGGATGCTTCGTGGTCGCCCGGCTCGATGACCGGCGCGCCCGAATCGGCCTCCGCCATCGCCAGCTCACGCGTGACGAAAGAGAGCCCCCCGGCCTGCTTCACCCCGCCGTGGCACGCGAGGCAGTGCCGAACGAAGATCGGGCGAACCTGCTGATTGAAGTCGATCGGGTCTTGGGCCAAGCCGTGCGTCCCCGCAGCGCAACACGCCATGACGGCGAGCGCGGCCGGCAGCAGCCACCGTGTTCGATTACGACGCATAGGGGAGGACGCGGCGTGAGAAAGGGGAGACGACCCTCTCCAGTCTAGCCACCACCGCGTGGGTTGGCAGCGTCAGGACGACGCGTCGGGCGCGCCGCTGACCTCGCTATCCGCCTTTCTGCCGGCGTTTCGGCTGCGGTGCGCGGCGGACCGGTTCGTCCCGCACCGCCCGGACAAGGCCTCCAACCGTCATCAGCGACACGAGGGTCGCCATAAAACGGTACGCCGCCGATCGCTCCAGCGGTTGGGGCGTGGTCGTGGCGACCGTGTCGCGGACACGGGCTGAAGCGGGGATCGGATCAATCGACGAAACATGCGGGTCGTCTTCCG
It encodes the following:
- a CDS encoding Di-glucose binding within endoplasmic reticulum, with the translated sequence MTRRSATCRFEPLEPRRVLATLALNAGGGPQGAYQADDFFTGGGQFSTSDTINVAGAVDPAPAAVYQSERTGQSGSDFRYDFTGLTPGETYDLRLHFAEIFWSEAGKRSFDVLVNNTQVLNDYDVFVEAGGADLAVIEEFTTTADAGGAIRVDFLTEMNNAKVSGIELIGEFPPEPEKPTLLFVRGADRSGGFLEANNDSQRTEQLADLFNTSTSGGNHGWAELRQTLVSAGFAIEQITETAENGSGPSDGVHIDFEQLDLTEYDAIVFGSNNAVYDTAAIDAIEAYVRGGGSTLFISDANFGGDWADASDSDQQFLDRFGLIMHQDQGTYSLFRSQGDYAVPGHPILTGVDRFDGEGVTPIELGTPTAGVDVDLIVGAEGSTRLNQPPFGGNNQGPSRSSNPTIDGVLVAGTADAGKIAGHYDRNTFFNQNGAGTNINRFDNKQYALNLFGWLVGAFDPLPGDYDGNGAVEQADHAVWAAAYGTVGASPADGNGDGRVDAADYTVWRDNLGATAPAVDLSLPATVTATPAAAYGMEDAALQEDTAPPLALDEPISAGALDAALLLISEGLATGEVDAEPETELSAASNDQVPTEPSEGLGVGVRQEVAI
- the mtcA2 gene encoding Carbonic anhydrase 2; amino-acid sequence: MSLLRYGLTPLLIGVATLSAAAPPGESAGVPADEALARLMRGNKRFVRDESKHPHESRDYRASLAKAQHPFATVLACSDSRVTPALIFDQGVGDLFVIRVAGAVVDEDVAGSLEYAVDHLGTKLLLVMGHKSCGAVTAAYHTFVAHDLKEREPHEIESLLLRIEPAFKDVDTDLPVDKQINTAIENNVRVAVENLRRFVDVRQACDSGRLVIRGAMYGLRTGEVELLSVE
- a CDS encoding Arylsulfatase; its protein translation is MGQGNRAAVVRISLFLAFVTGGLSCASAQPNIIHIVADDLGWTDLSSDRTNKGNGSAFYQTPHIDRLALEGTAFTSAYALPTCVPTRMALLSGQYATRTHSYYVSDIFGDENDALLGATNENKLDPNATTLGETIQGAGYTTAHVGKFHIVNDPAEIVSDHGFDYNYGGTRSGAPGDYFATNGSFTNAVGAELNAYAAPYTQEYINANLKPYANGADVDSLVGTNKHLTDATIDAAVEFLDDRVSADDGPFYMNLAFNAVHTPIQSRPDLDAKYNEVLADNGGVSPDPRHDNAAYAGMLEGMDQAIGRLLDKLYDPNGDGDLSDSIAEETVIVFYGDNGGSTQGTSTEPLRESKGSQYEGGVRVPLIAWSPGRVQAGAITDEPVHSVDFYPTFAELAAAPTPDPATHVLDGLSLADLITGQTSQLDRDGVFFHYPGYQGGNVPTSTMVLDAGGVRRKLMYFYENRQFEFYDLDADLGETTDLADGDLSPGEYKLAARATVALREWLDETGAEYPTVRADGSPVPAPQHLPTIAFDLNADLHGQSTATLEKLGVTLTLAARGDTATFDADASAAGVASALDSGGANQRRRINGSLVTPEAIELSFDTDVMLKSLTLEAFNATGAESVVLSLVSGDNPFTGLDGYDTDGFTLGADSLAFATESGGMAAGEFLLEFGVLGRDELFLPAGTVLSLTADPVVGSGILLNAISIAQPLSALAQVLLDYNLDGAIDPLDYEVWRSTYGSTTDLRADGNADGVVDAADYALWRDAYASISGNALAVPEPGSMVLLTLSLISTGCIYLRVR
- a CDS encoding Planctomycete cytochrome C: MRRNRTRWLLPAALAVMACCAAGTHGLAQDPIDFNQQVRPIFVRHCLACHGGVKQAGGLSFVTRELAMAEADSGAPVIEPGDHEASYLYERVVDPDDDTRMPPPEHGRRLDKAELATLRRWIDEGAGWDKPWAFRPPEPTAVPEVAQSDWPRQQLDAFVLARLESEGRAPAAEADRAQWLRRASFDLIGLPPTGQELTAFKNDTEIGAHERAVDRLLASPHFGERWAAVWLDLARYADTMGFEKDPERTIWPWRDWVVKALNKNTPYDEFLLKQTAGDLEPGATLEDRLATAFHRNTQTNTEGGTDDEEYRWAAVIDRVDSTWSGLLGLSMGCARCHDHPYDPLTQSDYYRFAALLNTTQDADLHEDLPRLAVPKDPERFAEADRIDTELREVREEIYRRGLALAESREPWETLPIDHAESSGQTRLVLRTGDRGVEVLAEGTITDRSSYTLSAPAPASLSDGRRVTALRIDASPKDPTAALALPEMGFVLSNLRAFVEHAGGEEEEVFLAEVLADEADGFFRPIDSIRDNNAGWGPYTRMRRPRWAAFVFAEPLELAEGERLRLEIKHGKATDGQGPLVMQRFRVATTDDPALAALNEDSAFLELREREETLLAQRKKIASVLAPVLREQPPAFRRQTCRLERGAFLAPQETVEPATPRALPGRSGDRLAMARWLGSDENPLTSRVMVNRVWAELFGRGLVETLDDFGSTGASPTHPALLDHLAIRFREDLGWSLKGLLREIVLSSTYRQDARATEQQIAADRSNRLLGRGPRGRLSAEMVRDQALVVSGQFNPRVGGPPVMPYQPAGVWRSVYNNRRWETAAGDERFRRALYTYWKRTAAYPSLMAFDAPSREQCTVRRPSTNTPLQALVTLNDPAFVELAGGLADRMLARDADTPRQRIAWAAEEVTSRPLSAASLDELVKLYEETLSEDSIDERFAMTVVANVLLNLDAALTK